A part of Gallus gallus isolate bGalGal1 chromosome 30, bGalGal1.mat.broiler.GRCg7b, whole genome shotgun sequence genomic DNA contains:
- the LOC124417451 gene encoding MAPK-interacting and spindle-stabilizing protein-like, with protein sequence MARGPQPGLVRFGPVSSAGPGPVWSPQSGSLDPLPSAGPGSVPSAQFCPFGPVLSPPLAGPSPLNPVLSPWPSSVLSARFCHLGLAPSAQFCLLSPVLSPQSAPFSPARLRPFGPFLSLSLSPFRPVPVPSARFCPFGPVLLARFLQLSTSGRAAAGPPSRAAHSWDTAGSRRQLQAGTPQPDTASRDPREQQTPPPKKGNCRHPQTTGDPDIHPNPETDVQEAGTSGGGLGTGV encoded by the exons ATGGCCCGGGGCCCTCAGCCGGGCCTGGTCCGGTTCGGTCCTGTCTCCTCAGCCGGGCCTGGTCCGGTTTGGTCCCCTCAGTCCGGTTCTTTGGATCCTCTCCCCTCAGCCGGGCCCGGTTCGGTGCCCTCAGCCCAGTTCTGTCCCTTCGGCCCGGTTCTCTCTCCCCCCTTGGCCGGGCCCAGTCCCCTCAATCCGGTTCTGTCTCCTTGGCCCAGTTCTGTCCTCTCGGCCCGGTTCTGTCACCTCGGCTTGGCCCCCTCGGCCCAGTTCTGTCTCCTCAGCCCCGTTCTGTCTCCACAATCCGCTCCCTTCAGCCCAGCCCGGCTCCGTCCGTTCGGCccgtttctctctctctctctctctcccttcagGCCGGTCCCGGTTCCTTCAGCCCGGTTCTGTCCCTTTGGCCCGGTCCTCTTGGCCCGGTTCCTTCAGCTCAGCACGTCGGGCCGTGCAGCCGCAGGGCCGCCATCCCGCGCCGCGCATTCCTGGGATACCGCCGGGAGCCGCCGGCAGCTGCAGGCCGGAACCCCCCAACCCGACACCGCCAGCCGGGACCCCCGGGAACAacaaaccccccccccaaaaaaggggaACTGCCGGCACCCCCAAACCACGG GGGACCCCGACATCCATCCAAACCCCGAAACGGACGTACAGGAGGCGGGCACAAGCGGAGGTGGGTTGGGGACAGGGGTCTGA